Genomic window (Thermostichus vulcanus str. 'Rupite'):
GGTTGAGATCCTCATCGGGCATGGCCACTAGGCCAACAGGGATCCCCCAATCATGCCTGCTAGCAAAATAAATCCCTGCACCACATTCTGGCCGAAGATGGCCGGATACAGGGTCGGTGGTGCATCCACCTGATGCAGTTGCCAGGTTTGTCGGCCCCACATCGAGGTGGCGATCACCCAACTGGCGAAGTAAACTCCGTGCAAACCCAAAGTCAGCCCCACTCCTAGCAGGGCAATAGAAGTGCCCAAGAAAAAGAATCCCACCGCCGTCGGAGTCAACCGCCCAAAAAAACGGGCGCTGGAATGGATCCCAGCCCGTTCGTCATCCTCTCGATCCGACAGAGCATAAACAGTATCAAACCCTAGTGTCCAGAGCACCGTTGCCAACCATAACCAAGCCAAGCCCCCTTCCCAGAGGGGAGTCTCCGGATCCTGACCGCTCACCGCAGTCCAGCTGATCAACACGGCAAAGCCCCAAGCCAGCGCCAACACCAATTGCGGCACCGGGAACACCCGCTTCGCCGCCGGATAGAGCAAAATC
Coding sequences:
- a CDS encoding 4-hydroxybenzoate solanesyltransferase, yielding MSASPPAPWATGAAILRLLRWHKPAGRLILMIPALWGAFLAGRGIPPWPLVGIIILGTLATSGAGCVINDLWDRNLDPLVERTRNRPLASRELTVGVAIITLLVSLACAAGLALFLNPVSFALCVAAVPVILLYPAAKRVFPVPQLVLALAWGFAVLISWTAVSGQDPETPLWEGGLAWLWLATVLWTLGFDTVYALSDREDDERAGIHSSARFFGRLTPTAVGFFFLGTSIALLGVGLTLGLHGVYFASWVIATSMWGRQTWQLHQVDAPPTLYPAIFGQNVVQGFILLAGMIGGSLLA